Proteins encoded in a region of the Methylosinus trichosporium OB3b genome:
- a CDS encoding SIMPL domain-containing protein translates to MRTVPLLAGLMLAAPALAQSGKPLRDYPVVEVAGTAVEHVEPDRADVTLGVFAEKPTAAEATAALARQSTGLMQQIDATGIARKDMRTTSVDVTPIYAEAREPKTQIVKQTLTGFRASTRLVVATGDIEHVGELVAKLLATHANQLEGVEFRISDRAEREDALLGKAVANAQKRARLLAEGAAMKLGELVEIDAGQSAPMAYASAKSARGMAAEAAASVAIRPGEERLEAHVRTLWRLLPK, encoded by the coding sequence GTGCGAACCGTCCCATTGCTCGCCGGCCTGATGCTGGCGGCGCCGGCGCTCGCGCAGAGCGGCAAGCCGCTGCGCGATTATCCCGTGGTCGAGGTCGCCGGAACGGCGGTCGAGCATGTGGAGCCCGATCGCGCCGACGTCACGCTCGGCGTCTTCGCCGAGAAGCCGACGGCGGCGGAAGCGACCGCCGCGCTGGCGCGCCAGTCCACGGGGCTGATGCAGCAGATCGACGCCACCGGAATCGCGCGCAAGGATATGCGGACGACCAGCGTCGATGTGACGCCGATCTACGCCGAGGCGCGCGAGCCGAAGACGCAGATCGTCAAGCAGACGCTCACCGGCTTTCGCGCCTCGACCCGGCTCGTCGTCGCCACCGGCGACATCGAGCATGTGGGCGAGCTGGTCGCCAAGCTCCTCGCCACCCACGCCAATCAGCTCGAGGGCGTAGAGTTTCGCATCAGCGACCGCGCCGAGCGCGAGGATGCGCTGCTCGGCAAGGCCGTCGCCAATGCGCAGAAGCGCGCGCGGCTGCTCGCCGAAGGCGCCGCGATGAAGCTCGGAGAGCTCGTCGAGATCGACGCCGGGCAGAGCGCGCCGATGGCCTATGCGTCCGCCAAATCGGCTCGCGGCATGGCGGCGGAAGCCGCAGCCTCCGTCGCCATTCGGCCGGGAGAAGAGCGCCTCGAGGCGCATGTGCGCACGCTCTGGCGCCTGCTGCCGAAGTAG
- a CDS encoding S-methyl-5'-thioadenosine phosphorylase, producing MTRAVVGIIGGSGVYHLPGLRNIREERVATPWGDPSDALHFGEVGETPVVFLPRHGRGHVLSPSGINYRANIFALKQAGVTDLVSVSACGSFKSELYPGLFVLPDQFVDRTFGRQSSFFGNGCVAHVSMAHPVAPLLAARIAAAAEAESIGVVKGGTYVCMEGPQFSSYAESLSYKGAGYDVIGMTAMPEAKLAREAELSYATIAMVTDFDCWHPEHDDVDVAAVIAVVRSNADKASRLLARLLADFPKAHEPCPIGSDRALDTAILTAPEARDPQLLAKLGVILARAGGAPK from the coding sequence ATGACGCGCGCAGTGGTCGGCATCATCGGAGGATCGGGCGTCTATCATTTGCCCGGGCTGCGCAACATTCGCGAGGAGCGGGTCGCGACCCCCTGGGGCGATCCGTCCGACGCGCTGCATTTCGGCGAGGTCGGCGAGACGCCGGTGGTCTTCCTGCCGCGCCATGGACGCGGCCATGTGCTGTCGCCGTCGGGCATCAATTACCGCGCCAATATCTTCGCGCTGAAGCAGGCGGGGGTCACCGATCTCGTCTCGGTCTCGGCCTGCGGCTCGTTCAAGTCGGAGCTCTATCCGGGCCTGTTCGTACTGCCGGATCAATTCGTCGACCGCACCTTCGGCCGGCAATCCTCCTTCTTCGGCAATGGCTGCGTCGCGCATGTGTCGATGGCGCATCCGGTCGCGCCTCTGCTGGCGGCGCGGATCGCCGCCGCGGCGGAGGCGGAGAGCATCGGCGTCGTGAAGGGCGGAACCTATGTGTGCATGGAGGGTCCGCAATTCTCGTCCTATGCGGAATCGTTGAGCTACAAGGGCGCGGGCTATGACGTGATCGGCATGACGGCAATGCCGGAAGCCAAGCTCGCGCGCGAGGCCGAGCTCTCCTACGCGACCATCGCCATGGTGACCGATTTCGATTGCTGGCATCCCGAGCATGACGACGTCGATGTGGCGGCCGTGATCGCGGTGGTGCGCTCCAACGCCGACAAGGCCAGCCGTCTGCTGGCGCGGCTGCTCGCCGATTTCCCAAAAGCGCACGAGCCCTGCCCCATCGGCTCGGATCGCGCGCTCGACACCGCCATTCTCACAGCGCCGGAGGCGCGCGATCCGCAGCTCCTCGCCAAGCTCGGCGTCATTCTCGCGCGCGCCGGCGGCGCCCCGAAATGA
- a CDS encoding F0F1 ATP synthase subunit delta, with protein sequence MASGGDDLSGVAGRYASALFDLATEQGSADEVAAALAGFGALIEESADLKRLVKSPVFSAETQIKALGPVLAGAEISGIAANFIRLVASKRRLFVLPDMIVAYKKLHDASKGLVRAEVTVAAPLADHHESALREALAGVTGGKTVDLDVKVDPSIIGGLVVKLGSRMVDASLKTKLNSIRTRMKEVG encoded by the coding sequence GTGGCTTCAGGCGGAGACGATCTATCCGGAGTAGCGGGCCGATATGCGTCGGCCCTGTTCGATCTCGCGACGGAGCAGGGCTCGGCCGACGAGGTCGCCGCGGCGCTCGCCGGTTTCGGCGCGCTGATCGAGGAGAGCGCCGATCTGAAGCGCCTCGTGAAGAGCCCGGTGTTCTCCGCCGAGACTCAGATCAAGGCCCTCGGCCCCGTTCTCGCCGGCGCCGAGATCTCCGGCATCGCCGCCAATTTCATCCGGCTCGTCGCCTCCAAGCGCCGCCTGTTCGTCCTCCCCGACATGATCGTCGCCTATAAGAAGCTGCACGACGCCTCCAAGGGGCTCGTGCGCGCCGAGGTGACGGTCGCGGCGCCGCTCGCCGATCATCACGAGAGCGCGCTGCGCGAGGCGCTCGCCGGCGTCACCGGCGGCAAGACCGTGGATCTCGACGTGAAGGTCGATCCGTCGATCATCGGCGGACTCGTCGTCAAGCTCGGCTCCCGCATGGTCGACGCCTCGCTGAAGACCAAGCTCAATTCCATTCGCACACGCATGAAAGAGGTCGGCTGA
- the atpA gene encoding F0F1 ATP synthase subunit alpha encodes MAIRAAEISAILKNEIANFGNEAEVTEVGQVLSVGDGIARVYGLDNVQAGEMVQFENGVTGMALNLESDNVGVVIFGSDRDIKEGQTVKRTGAIVDVPVGKGLLGRVVDALGNPIDGKGPVFYESRSRVDVKAPGIIPRKSVHEPMATGLKAIDALIPIGRGQRELIIGDRQTGKTAVALDTILNQKSLNDGDDEKAKLYCVYVAVGQKRSTVAQFVKVLEERGALDYSIVIAATASDPAPMQFLAPFAGCAMGEYFRDNGLHAVIVYDDLSKQAVAYRQMSLLLRRPPGREAYPGDVFYLHSRLLERAAKLNDDRGAGSLTALPVIETQANDVSAYIPTNVISITDGQIFLETDLFYQGVRPAVNVGLSVSRVGSAAQTKATKKVAGKIKGELAQYREMAAFAQFGSDLDAVTQRLLNRGARLTELLKQPQFSPLKMEEQTCVIYAGVNGYLDPLPVGRVRAFEDGLLSLLRTQYAHILESIRTTKDLPDATAAELKSVLDAFSKSFA; translated from the coding sequence ATGGCTATCCGCGCCGCAGAGATTTCCGCGATCCTCAAGAACGAGATCGCTAATTTCGGCAATGAGGCCGAAGTCACCGAGGTCGGTCAGGTCCTCTCCGTCGGCGACGGCATCGCCCGCGTCTACGGCCTCGACAATGTCCAGGCCGGCGAGATGGTGCAGTTCGAGAACGGCGTCACTGGAATGGCGCTCAACCTCGAGAGCGACAATGTCGGCGTCGTGATCTTCGGCTCCGACCGCGACATCAAGGAAGGCCAGACCGTCAAGCGCACGGGCGCGATCGTCGACGTTCCGGTCGGCAAAGGGCTGCTCGGCCGCGTCGTGGACGCGCTCGGCAATCCGATCGACGGCAAGGGTCCGGTGTTCTACGAGTCGCGCTCGCGCGTGGACGTGAAGGCGCCCGGCATTATTCCGCGCAAGTCGGTGCATGAGCCGATGGCGACCGGCCTCAAGGCCATCGACGCGCTGATCCCGATCGGCCGCGGCCAGCGCGAGCTGATCATCGGCGACCGCCAGACCGGCAAGACCGCGGTGGCGCTCGACACCATCCTGAACCAGAAGTCGCTGAACGACGGCGACGACGAGAAGGCCAAGCTCTACTGCGTCTATGTCGCCGTGGGCCAGAAGCGCTCGACCGTCGCGCAATTCGTGAAGGTGCTGGAGGAGCGCGGCGCTCTCGATTATTCGATCGTCATCGCCGCCACGGCCTCCGATCCGGCGCCGATGCAGTTCCTCGCGCCCTTCGCCGGCTGCGCCATGGGCGAGTATTTCCGCGACAACGGCCTGCACGCCGTGATCGTCTATGACGACCTTTCCAAGCAGGCCGTCGCCTATCGCCAGATGTCGCTGCTGCTGCGCCGTCCCCCCGGACGCGAGGCCTATCCGGGCGACGTGTTCTATCTGCACTCCCGTCTGCTCGAGCGCGCCGCCAAGCTCAACGACGATCGCGGCGCCGGCTCGCTGACTGCTCTGCCGGTCATCGAGACGCAGGCCAACGACGTGTCGGCCTATATCCCGACCAATGTGATCTCGATCACCGACGGCCAGATCTTCCTCGAGACGGACCTCTTCTATCAGGGTGTTCGTCCGGCGGTGAACGTCGGCCTCTCGGTGTCGCGCGTCGGCTCCGCCGCGCAGACCAAGGCGACGAAGAAGGTCGCCGGCAAGATCAAGGGCGAGCTCGCTCAGTATCGCGAGATGGCCGCCTTCGCGCAGTTCGGCTCCGATCTCGACGCGGTGACGCAGCGCCTGCTCAACCGCGGCGCGCGGCTCACCGAGCTGCTCAAGCAGCCGCAGTTCTCGCCGCTGAAGATGGAAGAGCAGACCTGCGTGATCTACGCCGGCGTCAACGGCTATCTCGATCCGCTGCCGGTCGGCCGCGTGCGCGCCTTCGAGGATGGTCTGCTGAGCCTGCTGCGCACGCAATATGCGCATATCCTCGAGTCGATCCGCACGACGAAGGATTTGCCGGACGCCACGGCGGCCGAGCTGAAGAGCGTCCTCGACGCCTTCTCCAAATCCTTCGCCTGA
- a CDS encoding F0F1 ATP synthase subunit gamma: MPSLKDLRNRISSVKATQKITKAMQMVAAAKLRRAQAAAEAARPYAERIEKVLANLAGGVASGAPLLLTGNGRDETHLLIVATAERGLCGAFNSSIVRLAREHINRLQGQGKTVKILCVGKKGYDQLRRNYEKNIIELVELRGLRQIGFDSGDAIGRKVIELFESGEFDVATLFFSQFKSVIQQIPTALQLIPAQIPTNENLAATSGPQPSYEYEPGQDEILTVLLPRNISVQIFRALLENAASEQGARMSAMDNATRNAGDMIKKQTTLYNRSRQAIITKELIEIISGAEAL; this comes from the coding sequence ATGCCCTCGTTGAAGGATCTTCGAAACCGCATATCTTCCGTCAAGGCGACGCAGAAGATCACCAAGGCCATGCAAATGGTCGCGGCCGCCAAGCTGCGCCGCGCCCAGGCCGCCGCCGAGGCGGCGCGGCCCTATGCGGAACGCATCGAGAAGGTGCTGGCCAATCTTGCCGGCGGCGTCGCCTCAGGGGCGCCGCTGCTGCTCACCGGCAATGGCCGCGACGAGACGCATCTCCTGATCGTCGCCACCGCCGAGCGCGGACTCTGCGGCGCGTTCAACTCCTCGATCGTGCGTCTCGCTCGTGAGCACATCAACCGTCTGCAGGGGCAGGGCAAGACGGTCAAGATACTCTGCGTCGGCAAGAAGGGCTATGATCAGCTCCGCCGCAATTATGAGAAAAACATCATCGAGCTCGTCGAGCTGCGCGGCCTGCGCCAGATCGGCTTCGACAGCGGCGACGCGATCGGCCGCAAGGTGATCGAATTGTTCGAGAGCGGCGAGTTCGACGTCGCGACGCTGTTCTTCTCGCAGTTCAAATCGGTGATTCAGCAGATCCCGACGGCGCTGCAGCTCATTCCGGCGCAGATTCCGACGAATGAGAATCTGGCGGCGACGAGCGGTCCGCAGCCGTCCTATGAATATGAGCCCGGCCAGGACGAGATTCTGACCGTTCTGCTGCCGCGCAACATATCGGTGCAGATTTTCCGCGCATTGCTCGAGAACGCCGCGTCCGAGCAGGGCGCGCGCATGAGCGCGATGGACAACGCCACGCGCAACGCCGGCGACATGATCAAAAAGCAGACGACGCTCTACAATCGTTCGCGCCAGGCGATCATCACCAAGGAACTCATCGAGATCATCTCGGGCGCCGAGGCGCTCTGA
- a CDS encoding F0F1 ATP synthase subunit epsilon, which produces MATFHFELVSPEKLLFAGEVEAVVAPGADGQFTVLKDHAPLMTVLKPGVVEIDDAGKKDRLFVRGGFADVGLSGFTILAEYAIPVAELDAAKIDADIKNAGEDVADAKTDEARRLAAEKLDQLKELKAALGL; this is translated from the coding sequence ATGGCCACGTTCCACTTCGAGCTCGTCTCTCCCGAGAAGCTTCTCTTCGCGGGAGAGGTCGAGGCGGTCGTCGCGCCCGGCGCCGACGGCCAGTTCACCGTGTTGAAAGATCATGCGCCGTTGATGACGGTGCTGAAGCCGGGCGTCGTCGAGATCGACGACGCCGGCAAGAAGGATCGGCTGTTCGTGCGCGGCGGTTTCGCCGATGTCGGGCTGAGCGGTTTCACCATTCTCGCCGAATATGCGATTCCGGTGGCCGAGCTCGACGCCGCAAAGATCGACGCGGATATCAAGAACGCTGGCGAGGATGTCGCCGACGCCAAGACCGACGAGGCGCGCCGCCTCGCGGCCGAGAAGCTGGATCAGCTGAAAGAGCTGAAAGCGGCTCTGGGGCTGTAA
- a CDS encoding 2Fe-2S iron-sulfur cluster-binding protein, with protein sequence MSVIRVEDADGVVHDLEPVEGWRLMEILRDYGMGMEGCCGGSVTCAACHIVLDPQWADKVPPPRDDELEKLDELPFLHDTSRLSCQIIWSDELDGLRLTLVKEA encoded by the coding sequence ATGAGCGTGATACGGGTCGAAGACGCCGACGGCGTCGTTCACGATCTCGAGCCCGTCGAGGGCTGGCGGTTGATGGAGATTTTGCGCGACTACGGCATGGGCATGGAGGGTTGCTGCGGCGGCTCCGTGACCTGCGCCGCTTGTCATATCGTGCTCGATCCGCAATGGGCGGACAAAGTGCCGCCGCCGCGCGACGACGAGCTCGAGAAGCTCGACGAGCTTCCCTTCCTGCACGACACATCGCGGCTCTCCTGCCAAATCATCTGGTCCGACGAGCTCGACGGGCTGAGACTCACTCTCGTGAAGGAGGCGTGA
- a CDS encoding DUF2849 domain-containing protein, with protein MAAHRHPQILVASDLSLGDVVVLGASGWERDVASAKIAYDGAEAAALEAVAKAEAAANRVVDFYLVDVAVADGTPTPLHFREKFRFVGPSVRPDLGKQAARSEGDGR; from the coding sequence ATGGCCGCGCATCGTCATCCGCAAATTCTCGTCGCGAGCGATCTCTCGCTGGGCGATGTGGTCGTGCTCGGCGCCTCGGGCTGGGAGCGCGACGTCGCGAGCGCGAAAATTGCTTATGACGGCGCCGAGGCGGCCGCTTTGGAGGCTGTCGCCAAGGCGGAGGCCGCCGCCAATCGCGTCGTCGACTTCTACCTCGTCGATGTCGCCGTCGCGGATGGGACGCCGACGCCCTTGCACTTTCGTGAGAAATTCCGATTCGTGGGGCCGAGCGTGCGGCCCGATCTCGGCAAGCAGGCGGCGCGCAGCGAGGGAGACGGCAGATGA
- a CDS encoding nitrite/sulfite reductase, with protein MTAHDPTLPPRPNAAPIGYAYDEHDRAFVRERVAEFRGQVERRLAGALTEEEFRPFRLMNGLYLQLHAYMLRVAIPYGTLTSRQMRRLAEIADRWDKGYGHFTTRQNLQYNWPKLVDVPDILEALADVDMHAIQTSGNCIRNVTADHFAGVAADEIEDPRATAEFLRQWSSAHAEFSFLPRKFKIAVTGAEHDRAAVKVHDIGLRIVTNDAGEIGYEVIVGGGLGRTPFIGKVLREFLPRADLLAFLEAVLRVYNRFGRRDNKYKARIKILVHETGIDEIRAQVEAEFAAMDRAPFAYDGEEFARVAGFFGTPPYEDLPERSEALEKAKAESAAFAAFAAVNVAPHRQAGYAIVTVSLKPIGGIPGDATSAQMRALADAADTYGFGELRVSHEQNIILPHVKKDDLLALWRDLDAAGLATANAGLVSDIISCPGLDYCALATARSIPIAQAISKRFSDLERQRQIGPLGIKISGCINACGHHHVGAIGILGLEKKGVESYQITLGGDPTLDAAIGELIGPGVSAEEVPDVIENLVELYLAERQEAERFIDTCRRIGHKRFKESARREGEDGSGI; from the coding sequence ATGACCGCGCATGATCCGACTCTGCCGCCGCGCCCCAACGCCGCGCCGATCGGCTACGCCTATGACGAGCACGACCGCGCCTTCGTGCGCGAGCGGGTCGCCGAGTTCCGCGGGCAGGTGGAGCGTCGTCTCGCCGGCGCGCTCACCGAGGAGGAGTTTCGTCCGTTCCGCCTGATGAACGGGCTCTATTTGCAGCTGCACGCCTATATGCTGCGCGTCGCCATCCCCTATGGCACGCTGACTTCGCGGCAGATGCGCCGTCTCGCCGAAATCGCCGACCGCTGGGACAAGGGCTATGGCCATTTCACCACGCGGCAGAATCTGCAGTACAACTGGCCCAAGCTCGTCGATGTTCCCGATATTCTCGAGGCGCTCGCCGATGTCGACATGCACGCCATTCAGACATCGGGAAATTGCATCCGCAATGTGACCGCCGATCATTTCGCCGGCGTGGCCGCCGACGAGATCGAGGATCCGCGCGCCACCGCGGAGTTTCTGCGTCAATGGTCGAGCGCTCACGCCGAGTTCAGCTTCCTGCCGCGCAAGTTCAAGATCGCCGTCACCGGCGCCGAGCATGATCGCGCCGCGGTGAAGGTGCATGACATCGGGCTGCGCATCGTGACGAACGACGCCGGCGAGATCGGCTATGAGGTGATCGTCGGCGGCGGGCTCGGCCGCACGCCCTTCATCGGCAAGGTGCTGCGCGAATTTTTGCCGCGCGCCGATCTGCTGGCCTTTCTCGAGGCGGTCCTGCGCGTCTACAATCGCTTCGGCCGGCGCGACAACAAATATAAGGCGCGCATCAAGATCCTCGTGCATGAGACCGGGATCGACGAAATCCGCGCTCAAGTGGAGGCGGAATTCGCCGCGATGGATCGCGCGCCCTTCGCCTATGACGGCGAGGAATTCGCGCGCGTCGCCGGTTTCTTCGGAACGCCGCCTTATGAGGATCTGCCCGAGCGCTCCGAGGCGCTCGAGAAGGCCAAGGCCGAGAGCGCCGCCTTCGCCGCTTTCGCTGCGGTCAATGTCGCGCCGCATCGGCAGGCCGGCTATGCGATCGTCACTGTGTCGCTGAAGCCGATCGGCGGCATTCCAGGCGACGCCACATCGGCGCAGATGCGCGCGCTGGCGGACGCCGCCGATACTTACGGATTCGGCGAGCTGCGCGTCAGCCATGAGCAGAACATTATTCTTCCGCATGTGAAGAAGGACGATCTCCTCGCGCTGTGGCGCGATCTCGACGCGGCCGGCCTCGCCACCGCCAACGCCGGGCTCGTCAGCGACATCATTTCTTGTCCCGGACTCGATTATTGCGCGCTGGCGACGGCGCGCTCCATTCCGATCGCGCAGGCGATCTCGAAGCGCTTCTCCGACCTCGAGCGCCAACGCCAGATTGGTCCGCTGGGTATAAAAATCTCCGGCTGCATCAACGCCTGCGGCCATCATCACGTCGGCGCGATCGGCATTCTCGGCCTCGAGAAAAAGGGCGTCGAATCCTATCAGATCACGCTCGGCGGCGATCCGACGCTCGACGCTGCGATCGGCGAGCTGATCGGCCCCGGCGTCTCGGCGGAGGAGGTTCCCGACGTGATCGAAAATCTCGTCGAGCTCTATCTCGCCGAGCGGCAAGAGGCCGAGCGCTTCATCGACACATGTCGGCGCATCGGCCATAAGCGTTTCAAGGAATCGGCGCGCCGGGAGGGCGAGGATGGCTCTGGTATCTGA
- a CDS encoding DUF934 domain-containing protein, which yields MALVSDGAFIADDWRRLADEESLPAAGKVIVSLERVAAALAEARLSGVGVYVANTIDPQALAPFLARLALIDIAFPAFTDGRGFSLARLLRRAGFSGELRASGRLTPDQYLHAIGCGVDRIEIPDDLAARHGEANWAKALRARSLSYQRGHAGGASILERRRKGAA from the coding sequence ATGGCTCTGGTATCTGACGGCGCTTTCATCGCCGACGACTGGCGTCGTCTCGCCGATGAGGAATCGCTTCCCGCCGCGGGCAAGGTGATCGTCTCGCTGGAGCGTGTCGCTGCGGCGCTGGCCGAGGCGCGGCTCTCGGGTGTCGGCGTCTATGTCGCCAATACGATCGATCCGCAGGCGCTCGCGCCGTTTCTGGCGCGGCTGGCGCTTATCGACATCGCCTTTCCCGCCTTCACCGACGGGCGCGGCTTCTCGCTCGCGCGCCTGTTGCGGCGCGCGGGATTTTCTGGCGAATTGCGCGCGAGCGGGCGATTGACGCCGGATCAATATCTGCATGCGATCGGCTGTGGCGTGGATCGGATCGAGATACCGGACGATCTCGCGGCGCGCCATGGCGAAGCCAATTGGGCGAAGGCGTTGCGCGCCCGCAGCCTCTCCTATCAACGCGGCCATGCCGGCGGGGCGTCGATCCTCGAGCGACGCAGAAAGGGCGCGGCATGA
- a CDS encoding phosphoadenylyl-sulfate reductase: protein MKPSIVEILQPRLAALDLDHRLKLAREVIPGRMVFTTSFGIEDQLVTHSIFTQGLEIDVVTIDTGRLFEETVELWERTEARYARHIRPVYPQPEPLADFVAEHGINAFYRSVEHRKACCEIRKVEPLGRLLAGASAWVTGLRADQSQAREGVRLAELDAARKLVKLNPLADYTREIIVEKIEEFSVPVNALHAKGFLSIGCAPCTRALEPGESERAGRWWWEEDQKKECGLHVGPDGRLTRGSAPEGER from the coding sequence ATGAAGCCGTCCATCGTCGAAATTCTGCAGCCGCGCCTCGCCGCGCTCGATCTCGATCATCGGCTGAAGCTGGCGCGCGAGGTCATTCCGGGCCGCATGGTCTTCACCACCAGCTTCGGCATAGAGGATCAGCTCGTCACCCATTCGATCTTCACGCAGGGCCTCGAGATCGATGTCGTGACCATCGACACCGGCCGCTTGTTCGAGGAGACGGTCGAGCTGTGGGAGCGCACCGAGGCGCGCTATGCGCGCCACATCCGCCCCGTCTATCCACAGCCGGAGCCGCTCGCAGATTTCGTCGCCGAGCACGGCATCAACGCCTTTTATCGCTCGGTCGAGCATCGTAAGGCGTGCTGCGAGATTCGCAAGGTCGAGCCGCTCGGCCGCCTGCTCGCCGGCGCCTCGGCCTGGGTCACGGGCCTGCGCGCCGATCAATCGCAGGCGCGCGAGGGCGTACGACTCGCCGAGCTCGACGCCGCGCGCAAGCTGGTGAAGCTCAATCCGCTCGCCGATTACACGCGCGAGATCATCGTCGAGAAGATCGAGGAATTCAGCGTGCCGGTGAACGCGCTGCATGCGAAGGGCTTTCTCTCCATCGGCTGCGCGCCCTGCACGCGCGCGCTCGAGCCCGGCGAGAGCGAGCGCGCCGGCCGCTGGTGGTGGGAAGAGGACCAGAAGAAGGAATGCGGGCTGCATGTCGGGCCCGACGGCCGCCTCACGCGCGGCTCGGCGCCGGAGGGGGAGCGATGA
- the cysD gene encoding sulfate adenylyltransferase subunit CysD, giving the protein MNAPSVKTLGHLDKLEAESIHIMREVVAECERPVMLYSIGKDSAVMLHLAMKAFYPSKPPFPLLHVDTTWKFREMIAFRDRRAAETGLELLVYTNPQGREMNIDPTVHGSQLHTQIMKTDALKQALDKWKFDAAFGGARRDEEKSRAKERVLSFRNAQHRWDPKAQRPEFWRLYNARKGPGESLRVFPLSNWTEADVWDYIAREGIDVVPLYFAKERPVIERDGMLIMVDDERLKLREGETIQQRMVRFRTLGCYPLTGAIESAAATLEEIIAEMRASRSSERQGRVIDHDGSSSMEQKKQEGYF; this is encoded by the coding sequence ATGAACGCGCCGTCGGTCAAGACTCTCGGCCATCTCGACAAGCTCGAGGCCGAGAGCATCCATATCATGCGCGAGGTGGTCGCCGAATGCGAGCGGCCGGTGATGCTCTATTCGATCGGCAAGGATTCGGCGGTGATGCTTCATCTCGCGATGAAGGCCTTCTATCCGTCGAAGCCGCCTTTCCCGCTGCTGCATGTCGACACGACCTGGAAGTTTCGCGAGATGATCGCTTTTCGCGATCGGCGCGCGGCGGAGACCGGGCTCGAGCTGCTCGTCTACACGAACCCGCAAGGGCGCGAGATGAACATCGATCCGACCGTGCATGGATCGCAGTTGCATACGCAGATCATGAAGACCGACGCGTTGAAGCAGGCGCTGGACAAATGGAAGTTCGACGCGGCCTTCGGCGGCGCGCGGCGCGACGAAGAAAAATCCCGCGCCAAGGAGCGCGTGCTCTCCTTCCGCAACGCCCAGCATCGCTGGGACCCCAAGGCGCAGCGGCCCGAGTTCTGGCGGCTCTACAATGCGCGCAAAGGTCCGGGCGAGAGCCTGCGCGTGTTTCCGCTCTCCAATTGGACCGAGGCGGATGTGTGGGATTATATCGCACGTGAAGGCATTGATGTGGTGCCGCTCTATTTTGCGAAGGAGCGGCCCGTCATCGAGCGCGACGGCATGCTGATCATGGTCGACGACGAGCGGTTGAAGCTCCGCGAGGGCGAGACGATTCAGCAGAGAATGGTTCGGTTCCGCACCCTCGGCTGCTATCCGCTGACCGGCGCCATAGAGAGCGCGGCGGCGACGCTCGAGGAGATCATCGCCGAAATGCGCGCGAGCCGCTCCTCCGAGCGTCAGGGACGCGTCATCGATCATGACGGCTCCTCCTCGATGGAGCAGAAGAAGCAGGAGGGATATTTTTGA